Within Kutzneria chonburiensis, the genomic segment ACCGAGGTGGTGCGGTCCAAACTCCGGGTGATGTCCACCCTCGCGCTCAACGACACCATCGAGGACATCCTGATCACCCTGCACCGCCAGTACCACCTGATCCGGCTGATGAACTCGATGAAGAACCGCAGCTCGCTGTTCCTGTACCTGGTGCTGGAACGGGAGCAGGCCAACCTGGCGCTGGCCCGCCACCACCTCAAGCGCATCGAGAACGAGTTGCAGGTGTGAGGAGGCCGGTGGGTCAACCGGTCCGCAGGCCGTCCAGGTAGAAGCCGAGGAATCGGCGCCAGCCGGTCGGGTCGCGCTGGATCACCTGGGACATCGCCCACTGCAACGGCACCAGATCGGACGGCTCGAAGTCGGGGCGAAGCCGCCCGTCGGCCTTGGCCCGGCCGATGATCCGCTGCACGTGCTCCAACCCCTGCTGGCACACGGCGAGCACCTCTGGCGTCAGCTGGATCCGTTGGGAGATCGCGTCGTTGAGGCCGTGGTCGGTGGCCTGCAAGGCGCACAGACCGGTCACGTAGGTCTCGAACGCCTGCCACGGGTCGTCCGTCGCGTGCGCGGCGGCGGCCAGGCCCTCCAGCGCCGGACCGAGGCGTGAGGGCAGCAGCGCGTTGAGGAAGTCGTCCCTGGTGGGGAAGTGGTTGTACAGCGTCCCGATGCTCACGCCGGCGCGCCGGGCGATGTGCTCCAGCGGGGCGTCCAGGCCCTGCGCCGCGAACTCCTGGGCCGCCGCCGTCAGCAGCTTGTCCCGGTTTCGGCTCGCGTCCGACCGCAGTGGCCTGGTCATTGGCCCAGTGTAATGAAGCTGAGGGTGCCCTCGACTTTCGTGCTAGGTTGAAAGTCGAGAGCACCCTCAACTTCACTGGGAGGAACCATGACGGCCGTGGTCATCGGGGTCGGACCGGGCTTGGGCAGGTCGATCGCGCACCGGTTCGGCCGGGAGGGCCATCCCGTGGCGCTGATCTCCCGTAGCGACACTCGGCATGCCGGCTACCTGGCCGAGCTGTCCACCGCCGGCGTCAAAGCTGAGGCGTTCACCGCCGACGTCCAGGACACCGACCGCCTTCGGTCCGTCCTCGACGACGCCGCCGAGCGGCTCGGTCCCATCGACGTCGCCTACTACGGGCCGGCCGCCCTCGGTGACTCCATCGCGCGGCTCGACACCGCTGCCGCCGACGACATCCGTGCCGCGATGAAGATCTTCTATCCCGCCGTCGACGTCGTGCACCACGTGTTGCCCGGCATGCTCGACCGCGGCCGCGGCACCTTGCTGTTCGCCGGCGGGCTCAGCTCCGTGCGCGTCATGCCGCAGCTCGGCGCGGTTGCCATACCCAGCGCCGCCATGCGCAACTACGCCATCACGCTCAACGCCACCCTGGCCGACACCGGTGTCTACGCCGGCACCCTGACCATCGGCGGCTTGATCAGTCGTGGCGACATCTACACCTTGGTGAAGGCCAACGAGGCCACGTGGGGACCGATCGCCACCCTCGACCCGGACGACATCGCCGACAGCGCCTGGGACCTGCACGCCAAGCGTGATCGCGCGGAGGAGATCTTCAACGTGATCGACTGAAAACACGTAAGCCCCGCCACAAGGTGGCGGGGCTTACGTTCACCCGGTGAAAGGTGGTGCCCTCGGTAGGATTCGAACCTACGACACACGGTTTAGGAAACCGATGCTCTATCCCCTGAGCTACGAAGGCGTCGTGACGCACATAGAGCATACCGGTAGTGCGTCCGACCGCGCGGCGGCGGGTGGATCCGCCGGGTGGAGTAGTAACGGTCACTGCCAGTGCAGGTGGAGTCGGCCGGTAGGCCGACGAACAGGGGAACTTTGCCCCGGCCGGGCAGCTCGTCCCGCATAGTCGCAAGGGCACGACGATGGGAGGAGCGGCTGTTGACCACCGACGCGACCCGGCTGCTGGAGCGAACCCGCCTGGACGCCAGGCGGGCGACGCGGCGGTTCGTGGAGCCGGAGGGGTTCCTGGACGCGCTGGCCAAGCTGCTGAGCAGCCGGGCGGTGGTGCTGGCGGGACCGACGGGCTCGGGCCGGCGGACGGCGGCGACGGTGCTGCTGGACCGGCTGGGCGGCCTGCACCTGGTCGAGATCGCGGTGGACGACGAAGCGACGCTGGCCCGGCACCCGGTGGCGGCGAAAGAGGGCTACCTGCTGGACCTGACCGGCGCCGACGAAGCGACGGTGGAGCAGGTCAAGGCGGCGCTGGCGGAGTTCACGGCCACGCTGGACCAGGAGGACAGCTCCCTGGTGGTGATCGTCGACGACGATCGGGCGGCGGGGTTCGACGCGGTGCGGCTGCCGGCCCCGGACCCGGCCGAGGTGCTCAAAGCGCACCTGGAGGGCACGGAGTTCGATCCACTTCCGACCGAGCCCCCGACCACGTCGGCCGACGCGGTCCGGCTGGCCGAACTGCTGGTGAGCGTCGAGGATCCACGGCTCGTGGCCGGCGCGTTCCATCACTGGAAAGCCCGGCTGCGCAAGGAATTCGACCAGCACGAGGATGTCCCGTGGCGGGCGCTGCTGCTGGCGGCGGCGTTCCTGGAGGGCGCGCACCAGGACGCGGTGGATGCGGCGACCGACGCATTGCTGGCGGAAACCCGTTACGAGGGGCCACGTTCGCACCCGCTGGCCGGCCCGGGCCTGGCGGCGAGGCTGGCCGGCGTCGGCGCGTTCGCCGGCCCGGTGTCCTTCGCGGAGCCCGGTTACGCCGAGGCGGTGATCGACTTTGCCTGGGCGGAGTTCCCGGCGCTGCGAGAACCGCTGGTCGACTGGCTGATCGGACTGTCCGCTACCGACGGCTCCCGGCTCACCGCGAAGGTGATCCGGCTTGGCACACCAGCCGTGGCCAAAGTCGTGACGGCGTGGGCGGAGAGCGCTTCCCGCTGGCGCGCGGACTCCTCGCGGCGGCGGCACTGGACCCGGTGATCGGCACGGACATTCGCAGGTTGATCAAGGACTGGTCGAGGCGACGTGATCTGTCCACGTCGCTGAGCGAAGTGGTGATCGCGGTCTGCGGCGGTGAACTGGGCAGCCGGTTCCCGCACATCGCGCTCACTCGCTTGGGCAGCTTCGTGAAAAGGCCGGAGCTGACCGATCAGGTCGCCGCGGCACTGTCCACAATGGCCGGTGAGAGTCAGTTCGCCCAAGTAGTCACGAGACTGGCCCGCTGGCTGC encodes:
- a CDS encoding TetR/AcrR family transcriptional regulator, yielding MTRPLRSDASRNRDKLLTAAAQEFAAQGLDAPLEHIARRAGVSIGTLYNHFPTRDDFLNALLPSRLGPALEGLAAAAHATDDPWQAFETYVTGLCALQATDHGLNDAISQRIQLTPEVLAVCQQGLEHVQRIIGRAKADGRLRPDFEPSDLVPLQWAMSQVIQRDPTGWRRFLGFYLDGLRTG
- a CDS encoding SDR family NAD(P)-dependent oxidoreductase is translated as MTAVVIGVGPGLGRSIAHRFGREGHPVALISRSDTRHAGYLAELSTAGVKAEAFTADVQDTDRLRSVLDDAAERLGPIDVAYYGPAALGDSIARLDTAAADDIRAAMKIFYPAVDVVHHVLPGMLDRGRGTLLFAGGLSSVRVMPQLGAVAIPSAAMRNYAITLNATLADTGVYAGTLTIGGLISRGDIYTLVKANEATWGPIATLDPDDIADSAWDLHAKRDRAEEIFNVID